One segment of Candidatus Syntrophosphaera sp. DNA contains the following:
- a CDS encoding DNA gyrase subunit A, which yields MDDKTKIINVQIEDQLRQAYLDYSMSVIVARALPDIRDGLKPSQRRIIFAMHELNLSPGGHFRKCAKIAGDTSGNYHPHGEQVVYPTLVRLAQPWNMRYPLIDGQGNFGSIDGDPPAAMRYTEARMQKVTTEMLDELDKDTVDFKSNYDETRKEPTVFPTRVPNLLINGSSG from the coding sequence ATGGACGACAAGACCAAGATAATCAATGTGCAAATAGAAGACCAGCTCCGCCAGGCGTATCTGGATTATTCCATGAGCGTGATCGTCGCGCGCGCCCTGCCGGATATCCGCGACGGGCTCAAACCCTCACAGCGGCGCATCATTTTCGCCATGCACGAGCTGAATCTCTCGCCTGGCGGGCATTTCCGCAAATGCGCCAAGATCGCCGGCGATACCTCCGGAAACTACCATCCCCACGGCGAACAGGTCGTCTATCCGACCCTGGTGCGCCTCGCCCAGCCCTGGAACATGCGTTATCCACTGATCGACGGACAGGGCAATTTCGGCTCCATTGATGGAGATCCGCCCGCGGCCATGCGTTATACCGAGGCGCGGATGCAAAAGGTGACCACGGAGATGCTCGACGAGCTGGACAAGGACACGGTGGATTTCAAATCCAACTACGACGAGACCCGCAAGGAGCCCACGGTTTTTCCCACCCGCGTCCCCAATCTGCTGATCAATGGATCATCGGG